One Dermatophagoides farinae isolate YC_2012a chromosome 6, ASM2471394v1, whole genome shotgun sequence genomic window carries:
- the LOC124493513 gene encoding uncharacterized protein LOC124493513, with protein sequence MTQRFPYYNPTMPMIPEPPRVVPIQPWIQDDSIDMDRNHLTTTIHPCKDTLKQLRLKFGIITDNDNRINPDDSLIENIKLIDLNNDNTTTKSTDNKCCRHNNNDLQNQLNKLQNNLRNQLIELQTSDDDDHEKCPGSTTPKQLLEYIRKQDERLTMINQKIDQLLQLQKSLTIEQQQQQIERSVQTTTTTTIHQKPNHHHLKKTSLSSEESPSLSSSSSMNSSTTQNYLDSSIEKMRKDLYDSVRLKRHHLQQTKVKQFLQSPPSNKLTTNNDDDRVEKVDEFNYTTMLSEVNSILVRNGSVSTSTPMSKPKRHQQRQQQHHPRQLLRTEQSIYIQRLASKYCMDDNVADNQTTKIDNDDDDDEIVLESIRKSTRINTLKMTKHVQPPSPKIDYQKFQTNYNRYALSDHNSSIATRNYMDKYGLYIETTMNKHRKSLNPKHNRYKSSILIEDVDDDDDDDENYLDAKANVSNNTDLQNNRTPAPPPPPDRLIDLDLMKKLPKLK encoded by the exons ATGACACAAAGATTTCCGTATTATAATCCTACCATGCCTATGATACCGGAACCACCAAGA gTTGTTCCCATTCAACCATGGATACAagatgattcaattgatatGGATCGAAATCATCTGACTACAACAATTCATCCATGTAAAGAtacattgaaacaattgaGATTAAAATTTGGTATCATCACCGACAACGATAATCGAATAAATCCTGATGATtcgttgattgaaaatataaaattaatcgatttgaatAACGATAATACAACGACAAAATCAACAGACAACAAATGTTGTcgacataataataatgatcttcaaaatcaattaaataaaCTACAGAATAATTTAcgaaatcaattgatcgaatTACAAAcatcggatgatgatgatcatgaaaaatGTCCTGGATCAACAACACCAAAACAATTACTTGAATATATACGAAAACAAGATGAACGATTAACGATGATTAATCAGAAAATAGATCAATTATTACAGttacaaaaatcattaacaattgaacaacaacaacaacaaatcgaaCGTTCtgtacaaacaacaacaacaacaacaatacatcaaaaaccaaatcatcatcatctgaaaaaaacatcactTTCATCGGAAGAATCtccatctttatcatcatcatcatcaatgaattcatcGACAACACAAAATTATCTTGATTCtagtattgaaaaaatgcgTAAAGATTTATATGACAGCGTTCGATTAAAACGTCATCACCTACAGCAGACTAAAGTGAAACAATTTCTTCAAAGTCCACCATCCAATAAACTAACGAcgaacaacgatgatgatcgggTTGAAAAAGTAGATGAATTCAACTATACAACAATGTTATCGGAggttaattcaattttagtTCGAAATGGATCCGTTTCAACCAGTACACCAATGTCGAAACCAAAACGGCACCAACaacgtcaacaacaacaccatccACGACAATTATTACGTACGGAACAATCTATTTATATTCAACGATTAGCATCAAAATATTGTATGGATGATAATGTGGCTGATaaccaaacaacaaagatcgataatgatgatgatgacgatgaaattgttttagAATCGATACGAAAATCAACAAGGATAAACACTTTAAAAATGACCAAACATGTACAACCACCATCgccaaaaattgattatcaaaaatttcaaacaaattacAATCGATATGCATTATCCGATCATAATAGTTCGATTGCAACACGTAATTATATGGACAAATATGGTCTTTATATTGAAACGACTATGAATAAACATCGAAAATCGTTGAATCCTAAACATAATCGTTATAAGTCATCGATTTTAATtgaagatgttgatgatgatgatgatgatgatgaaaactaTCTTGATGCCAAAGCTAATGTAAGCAATAATACGGACCTACAAAATAATCGAAcaccagcaccaccaccaccacctgaTCGACTAATCGATTTGGATCTGATGAAAAAACTGcccaaattgaaatga
- the LOC124493512 gene encoding fasciclin-1, whose product MFPINRQRCYGNGYSNDDDDDNDHYSISNIFHHHHHQKQQSLKMNNDQQQQQQSSSDEYSVYHQTNDNKNQQQKQCYNHHHHHNNNQIKHQHKNWFNNYCLALISIMNTLLLPIFLLQLINCSNLITAVQAAQYNNNNAFQVISENPELSMFKNLIGNDTAYSFMLKSWKMTVFVPTNQAIKMFLERNSQQQLVDGFNSDLLQYHLVSATIKRESWTEASPANALNGQFPPLYLTTTDYNPYKPDEKSYFVNNAFVIEAIEDLQGNGPNAEGQALYIIDEVLSSLKPNRPTAPTALELLKEPSIYGLDNFDMSKFLQKVQEKQLESIFSTPGTFFIPTKVASRGTPEFDEYVVKAHVIKDKPLFIRTMGDRRSYNTMAFDDNVDVELSFINKTVRFTVEQMYYIQTNTIKNDAIHKAGRVLSRMIKANIPVKNGVVHIIDKPLMLMDMAIRDFLREQNKLKRFYKLLEKHPDVLSNIGKNSNKTVLAPDDNAFANLMDNNQNFAGISEDSDEMKKLLLNHVVYQQVSFSDLKRSAGFANYTSANGVPVMFRLVGTDSNARLTVESGGVNATSSLSDLGASDGILHIIDRVLGMPFNTIYEKLINNPMLNETFKIGSQGGTQNWNSKLLDKNKRYTFFAPSNTAWMEFDRANPSEFKQLDQGIYPSISRAILDRHISAKGQYNKKDLEQTVKKVDTIQGELNILPDPTTREIYIEWEGTRAKIISSDIHGLNGVIHIIDKVLAKKRDLKVNAAINGQSYCHLFVYLIMGLVSIMFTQQLR is encoded by the exons atgttcccAATCAATAGACAAAGATGCTATGGAAACGGttattcgaatgatgatgatgatgataatgatcattattcgatttccaatatatttcatcatcatcatcatcaaaaacaacagtcattgaaaatgaataatgatcaacaacaacaacaacaatcatcatcagatgaaTATAGTGtatatcatcaaacaaatgataataaaaatcaacaacaaaaacaatgttataatcatcatcatcatcataataataatcaaataaaacatcaacataaaAATTGGTTCAATAATTATTGTTTGGCCTTAATTTCCATAATgaatacattattattaccgatatttttattacaattaatcaattgtaGTAATCTTATAACGGCAGTGCAAGCAgcacaatataataataacaacgcCTTTCAAGTGATCTCAGAGAATCCGGAACTTTCAATG ttcaaAAATCTAATTGGAAATGATACAGCCTATTCGTTTATGTTAAAATCATGGAAAATGACAGTATTTGTACCAACTAATCAGGctataaaaatgtttttggaACGTaattctcaacaacaactagtGGATGGTTTTAATTCGGATCTATTACAATATCATCTTG TATCAGCAACAATTAAACGTGAATCATGGACCGAAGCTTCACCGGCAAATGCATTGAATGGACAATTTCCACCACTTTATCTGACTACAACGGATTATAATCCATATAAACCGGATGAGAAATCATATTTTGTTAACAATGCCTTTGTCATTGAAGCTATTGAAGATTTACAAGGTAATGGACCAAATGCTGAAGGTCAAGCATTGTATATTATCGATGAAGtactttcatcattgaaaccGAATCGACCTACCGCTCCAACTGCATTGGAATTACTTAAAGAACCATCCATTTATGGATTGGATAATTTTGATATGTCGAAATTTCTACAAAAAGTTCAGGAAAAACAATTggaatcaatattttcaacacCGGgtacatttttcattccaacAAAAGTTGCTAGCCGTGGTACACCAGAATTCGATGAATATGTTGTCAAAGCTCATGTTATCAAGGATAAACCATTATTTATACGAACCATGGGTGATCGTCGTAGCTATAATACAATGGCTTTTGATG ACAATGTCGATGTTGaactttcattcattaataaaaCTGTTCGATTTACTGTGGAGCAAATGTattatattcaaacaaatacgataaaaaatgatgctaTCCACAAGGCTGGCCGTGTATTAAGTCGAATGATTAAGGCAAATATTCCGGTGAAAAATGGTGTTGTTCACATTATTGATAAACCcttgatgttgatggatATGGCTATCAGAGATTTTCTAcgtgaacaaaataaattgaaacgTTTCTAtaaattattggaaaaacaTCCAGATGTATTGAGtaatattggaaaaaattccaataaaaCCGTTTTGGCACCAGATGATAATGCATTCGCTAATTTgatggataataatcaaaattttgcCGGTATCAGTGAAGATtctgatgaaatgaaaaaattattattgaatcatgTTGTCTATCAACAAGTGTCATTCAGTGATCTTAAAAGAA GTGCAGGATTCGCTAATTATACATCGGCAAATGGTGTGCCTGTTATGTTTCGTTTGGTTGGTACCGATTCGAATGCACGATTAACTGTTGAAAGTGGTGGTGTGAATGCAACATCGTCGTTATCGGATTTAGGTGCATCTGATGGTATTTTACATATTATTGATCGTGTTCTTGGAATGCCTTTCAAtacaatatatgaaaaattaatcaataatccaatgttgaatgaaacatTCAAGATTGGATCACAAGGCGGCACACAGAATTggaattcaaaattgttggataaaaataaacgttATACATTTTTTGCACCATCAAATACAGCATGGATGGAATTTGATAGGGCAAATCCATCCGAATTTAAACAACTTGATCAAGGcatctatccatccatttcACGAGCT attttGGATCGTCATATTTCAGCTAAAGgacaatataataaaaaagatttggaacaaacagtgaaaaaagtTGATACTATTCAAGGTGAACTAAATATTTTACCCGATCCTACCA cacGCGAAATTTATATCGAATGGGAAGGAACACGGGCCAAAATAATTAGCTCCGATATTCATGGATTGAATGGTGTCATTCACATCATTGATAAAGTATTGGCAAAGAAACGTGATTTAAAAGTCAATGCTGCCATCAATGGCCAATCATACTGCCATTTATTCGTATACCTTATTATGGGCCTTGTTTCCATTATGTTCACACAGCAGTTACgttaa
- the Oat gene encoding ornithine aminotransferase precursor, producing the protein MSLSKFLFRGFYPSSRIHQQLRNLHNSSTIGSIQSATKQQQQQQQEQSFNNVNQPKRTTKQIIDKEEKYGAHNYHPLPVALSRGKGCYVWDVEGKRYYDFLSAYSAVNQGHCHPRIIETLQQQSQILTLTSRAFFNDVLGEFNEYITELLGYQRFLPMNTGVEACDSAVKLARRWAYDVKGVPYYEAKVIFAQDNFWGRSMAAISASTDPSSYKGFGPFMPGFECIPYNDLNALERKLAEESHNIAAYMCEPIQGEAGVVVPHDGYLSGVRELCTKYNVLWIADEVQTGIGRTGRMLCVNHENVRPDLICLGKAISGGVYPVSGVVADDEIMLTIKPGEHGSTYGGNPLGMKVAMTALKVIVEEKLSENAEKMGNLFRKLLQERLPKDVAICIRGKGLLNAVIVREDYDAWEMCLQMRDRGLLAKPTHGDKIRFAPPLIINENELHECVDIIVDTMESMRK; encoded by the exons atgtctttaagtaaatttttattccgTGGattttatccatcatcaagaattcatcaacaattacGGAATCTACATAATTCATCCACTATAGGATCTATTCAATCGGCaactaaacaacaacagcagcagcagcaagaACAATCGTTTAATAATgtcaatcaaccaaaaagAACGACAAAGCAAATAATTgacaaagaagaaaaatatggtgcacataattatcatccacTTCCTGTGGCATTATCACGTGGTAAAG GTTGCTATGTCTGGGATGTAGAAGGAAAACGATATTATGATTTTCTTTCGGCTTATTCGGCCGTCAATCAAGGCCATTGTCATCCACGAATCATTGAaacattacaacaacaatcacagaTATTGACATTAACATCACGtgcatttttcaatgatgttttaggtgaatttaatgaatatATTACTGAATTACTTGGTTATCAACGATTTTTGCCAATGAATACCGGTGTTGAAGCATGTGATTCAGCTGTAAAATTAGCTAGACGTTGGGCATACGATGTAAAAGGTGTACCATATTATGAAGCAAAAGTGATATTTGCACAGGATAATTTCTGGGGCAGAAGTATGGCCGCCATTTCAGCATCAACTGATCCAAGTTCCTATAAAGGTTTTGGTCCATTTATGCCCGGTTTTGAATGTATACCatataatgatttgaatgcattggaaagaaaattaGCTGAAGAAAGTCATAATATTGCCGCTTATATGTGTGAACCAATACAAGGTGAAGCTGGTGTTGTTGTACCACATGATGGTTATCTAAGCGGTGTACGTGAATTATGTACCAAATATAATGTATTATGGATCGCAGATGAAGTACAAACAGGAATTGGTCGTACTGGCCGTATGTTGTGCGTGAATCATGAAAATGTTCGACCAGATTTAATTTGTTTAGGTAAAGCAATATCCGGCGGTGTTTATCCAGTGTCCGGTGTTGTTgccgatgatgaaattatgtTGACAATTAAACCAGGTGAACATGGTTCAACATATGGTGGCAATCCATTAGGTATGAAAGTGGCAATGACAGCATTGAAAGTAattgttgaagaaaaattatctGAAAATGCTGAAAAAATGGGCAATTTATTTCGAAAATTACTACAAGAACGTCTGCCAAAAGATGTTGCCATTTGTATTAGAGGAAAAGGTCTATTGAATGCTGTTATTGTACGTGAAGATTATGATGCATGGGAAATGTGTTTACAAATGCGTGATCGTGGTCTATTGGCAAAACCAACACATGGTGATAAAATACGTTTTGCGCCaccattgattattaatgaaaatgaattacatGAATGTGTCGATATTATTGTCGATACAATGGAATCGATGAGAAAATAA